A single region of the Stegostoma tigrinum isolate sSteTig4 chromosome 8, sSteTig4.hap1, whole genome shotgun sequence genome encodes:
- the podn gene encoding podocan isoform X3 yields the protein MASIIMNNALELIPMEELSRLQNLETFNLQNNRLTSKGLPDDAFCSLENLLYLYLANNKLTVAPKYLPKTLVSADVAANYLTKIYPLTFGQKPNLRSIYLHNNKLTDAGLPDHMFNGSDGVGILIMSSNFLKYVPKNLPKELFRLHLKDNKLEKIPKGAFDHLSNLRELYLHNNYITNDGIDNETFWKLSSLEYLDLSSNNLTQIPRGLPRNIILLHLEKNAIKSIPANWLTQIKNLEYLLLHNNKIKAKAIHPLAFKGLKKLHTFHLYNNMLERIPSGLPRRVKTLMLLHNQISEISRNDFAHSYFLTELNLSYNKLTSPKIHPDAFRKTRLLESLDFSGNNLNVVPSGLPKNLHVLRLKENEINSIPNGSLSGMTKLKELFLSNNKLKLNSIYPGAWKQLTTLQLLDLSGNQLSYVPTDLPESLEYIYLQNNQISVISENAFESTPNIKGIFLRDNRLTTGKVKEIAFEKLKFLQVLDMGAYSESASESKKEAGTSGNNLEKDSEQATRNDK from the exons GGCTTCCAGACGATGCATTTTGTTCTCTTGAGAACTTGCTGTATTTATATCTGGCGAACAATAAG CTGACAGTTGCTCCAAAATACCTGCCGAAAACCTTGGTGAGCGCTGATGTTGCAGCAAATTACCTTACAAAGATCTATCCCCTCACTTTTGGACAGAAGCCAAATCTAAG GTCTATTTATCTTCATAACAATAAACTTACAGACGCAGGACTTCCTGATCACATGTTTAATGGGTCAGATGGTGTTGGAATATTAATCATGTCAAGTAATTTCCTGAAGTACGTTCCCAAGAATTTGCCAAAGGAATTATTCAGATTGCATTTAAAA GACAACAAACTTGAAAAGATTCCTAAAGGAGCTTTTGATCATCTTTCCAATCTTCGAGAACTATATCTTCACAACAATTACATAACTAATGACGGAATCGACAATGAGACATTCTG GAAACTGTCAAGCTTGGAATACCTGGACTTGTCAAGTAACAATCTGACACAAATACCAAGAGGGTTGCCTCGGAATATTATCCTcttacatttggaaaaaaatgctATTAAATCAATACCTGCCAACTGGCTGACGCAGATAAAAAACCTTGAATATCTCTTGCTTCATAACAACAAGATAAAGGCAAAAGCAATTCATCCACTTGCATTCAAGGGGCTTAAAAAACTTCATACATTTCATCTCTACAATAATATGCTGGAAAGAATTCCGAGTGGCTTACCGCGCCGGGTGAAGACATTAATGCTTCTCCATAATCAGATCTCAGAAATTTCCAGAAATGATTTTGCTCACTCATACTTTTTGACAGAGCTTAATCTGAGTTACAATAAACTAACCAGCCCTAAAATCCACCCAGATGCATTCCGGAAAACAAGGCTGCTTGAATCTTTGGATTTCTCTGGAAATAATCTAAACGTAGTGCCCAGTGGTCTGCCAAAGAATTTGCATGTACTGAGGCTGAAGGAAAATGAAATTAATTCAATTCCCAATGGCTCCCTTTCAGGAATGACAAAGCTAAAGGAACTCTTCTTGAGTAATAACAAACTCAAATTGAACTCAATATACCCAGGAGCATGGAAGCAACTGACTACTCTACAG CTTTTGGATCTGTCAGGCAATCAACTTTCCTACGTTCCTACTGATCTGCCAGAGTCTCTTGAATATATTTACCTTCAGAATAATCAGATTTCTGTCATCTCAGAGAATGCATTTGAATCCACACCAAATATCAAAGGGATTTTTCTTAG AGACAACAGACTTACAACAGGTAAAGTAAAAGAAATTGCATTTGAGAAGCTGAAGTTCTTGCAGGTGTTGGATATGGGAGCCTACTCTGAGTCTGCTTCTGAATCCAAAAAGGAAGCTGGCACCTCAGGAAACAACTTAGAGAAGGATAGTGAACAGGCTACTCGGAATGATAAATAA